A stretch of the Hypomesus transpacificus isolate Combined female unplaced genomic scaffold, fHypTra1 scaffold_61, whole genome shotgun sequence genome encodes the following:
- the LOC124465944 gene encoding Fc receptor-like protein 5 isoform X2: MEFTPLCFMLLLMIPSECAKTAVSLSPTVSLSVSPSRSQFFKYESVSLSCEDQGSSAGGRVRRNTTKRWLEECPADWGVATAGSPCSIQDTFPHDSGVYWCESGSGEHSHAVNITVHGGAVILESPVLPVNQGQAVTLRCRYQTPPSNLTAAFYKDGSLVRTEAAGEMTIPAVSTSDAGLYRCSNSELGGSPDCWLAVRARLLLHPSSTTTSPASPPAPLLSLPRLLCGILVSLPYLVVTILLLERCCRSKGVCSEAKCDKEEL, encoded by the exons ATGGAGTTCACACCACTCTGCTTCATGCTCT taTTAATGATCCCATCTGAGTGTGCAAAAACAGCAG tctctctctctcctacagtcTCTCTGAGCGTCAGTCCCAGCAGATCTCAGTTCTTCAAGTATGAGTCTGTCTCCCTGAGCTGTGAGGATCAGGGGAgctctgctggagggagggtgaggaggaacacCACCAAGAGATGGCTGGAGGAGTGTCCTGCTGACTGGGGTGTTGCTACAGCAGGCTCCCCCTGCTCCATCCAAGACACGTTCCCACATGACAGTGGAGTGTACTGGTGTGAGTCTGGCTCAGGAGAACACAGCCATGCTGTCAACATCACAGTACATG GAGGAGCTGTGATCCTGGAGagtcctgtcctccctgtgaaCCAGGGACAAGCTGTGACTCTACGCTGTAGATACCAGACACCTCCCTCTAACCTCACAGCTGCCTTCTACAAGGATGGATCTCTGGTCAGGActgaggctgcaggagagatgaCCATCCCTGCTGTGTCTACATCTGATGCAGGGTTGTACAGGTGCAGCAACTCTGAGCTGGGAGGATCTCCAgactgctggctggctgtgagag ctcgaCTCTTActccacccttcctccaccaccacctctccagcttcacctccagcccccctgctGTCTCTGCCCAGACTGCTGTGTGGCATCCTGGTGTCTCTTCCCTACCTGGTGGTCACCATCCTGCTGCTGGAGAGGTGCTGCAGGTCTAAAG gtgtgtgctCAGAAGCTAAGTGTGATAAAGAGGagctgtga
- the LOC124465945 gene encoding butyrophilin subfamily 1 member A1-like isoform X1, which translates to MTPTGRGGVFKVGTRVMLVLLCLLVLLIPGGSPAGESQLIGSPDPIVAVAGDDVILPCSLEPPIDTENLTVEWTRPDMEPEYVHLYRDGRNLPKYINPSYKYRMMLFEDELVRGNVSLKLFYVRLEDEGSYTCLVVKDGKVNKTVIQLSVVVKVSITILGAKDGKVVLQCESGGWPAEPELEWRDSEGRLLPADVTQTDRLPDPGPHQRYTVTSRVTVQKTDTNRFTCRVHLQRLNQIRETEIHVHDHSFHPEEHERSQSKEEL; encoded by the exons ATGACACcaacaggaaggggaggagtcttCAAGGTTGGGACCAG AGTGATGCTGGTTCTACTGTGTCTCCTGGTGCTCCTCATCCCTGGAGGCTCTCCTGCTG GAGAGTCTCAGCTGATTGGTTCACCTGACCCCATCGTTGCTGTAgctggtgatgatgtcatcctgccGTGTTCCCTGGAACCTCCCATAGATACAGAGAACCTGACAGTGGAGTGGACCAGACCTGACATGGAACCTGAATATGTACATTTATACAGGGATGGTCGTAACTTACCTAAGTACATAAATCCATCTTATAAATACAGGATGATGCTGTTTGAAGATGAACTGGTCAGGGGCAACGTCTCCCTGAAACTCTTCTATGTGAggctggaggatgaggggagctaCACCTGCCTTGTTGTTAAGGACGGCAAGGTTAACAAGACTGTCATCCAGCTCAGTGTTG tagTGAAGGTATCTATCACCATCCTGGGAGCCAAAGATGGTAAGGTGGTTCTCCAGTGTGAGTCTGGAGGCTGGCCTGCTGAACCTGAGCTGGAGTGGAGGGACAGTGAGGGACGCCTCCTCCCTGCTgatgtcacacagacagacagactccctGACCCCGGCCCTCACCAACGCTACACTGTGACAAGCAGAGTGACTGtacagaagacagacaccaacaggttcacctgcagggTTCATCtgcagagactcaaccagatCAGGGAGACAGAGATCCATGTTCATG ATCACAGTTTTCATCCTGAGGAACATGAACG ATCCCAGTCCAAAGAGGAACTGTAG
- the LOC124465944 gene encoding low affinity immunoglobulin gamma Fc region receptor II-c-like isoform X3 — MEFTPLCFMLSVLMIPSECAKTAVSLSPTVSLSVSPSRSQFFKYESVSLSCEDQGSSAGGRVRRNTTKRWLEECPADWGVATAGSPCSIQDTFPHDSGVYWCESGSGEHSHAVNITVHGGAVILESPVLPVNQGQAVTLRCRYQTPPSNLTAAFYKDGSLVRTEAAGEMTIPAVSTSDAGLYRCSNSELGGSPDCWLAVRASPPAPLLSLPRLLCGILVSLPYLVVTILLLERCCRSKGVCSEAKCDKEEL; from the exons ATGGAGTTCACACCACTCTGCTTCATGCTCT cagtaTTAATGATCCCATCTGAGTGTGCAAAAACAGCAG tctctctctctcctacagtcTCTCTGAGCGTCAGTCCCAGCAGATCTCAGTTCTTCAAGTATGAGTCTGTCTCCCTGAGCTGTGAGGATCAGGGGAgctctgctggagggagggtgaggaggaacacCACCAAGAGATGGCTGGAGGAGTGTCCTGCTGACTGGGGTGTTGCTACAGCAGGCTCCCCCTGCTCCATCCAAGACACGTTCCCACATGACAGTGGAGTGTACTGGTGTGAGTCTGGCTCAGGAGAACACAGCCATGCTGTCAACATCACAGTACATG GAGGAGCTGTGATCCTGGAGagtcctgtcctccctgtgaaCCAGGGACAAGCTGTGACTCTACGCTGTAGATACCAGACACCTCCCTCTAACCTCACAGCTGCCTTCTACAAGGATGGATCTCTGGTCAGGActgaggctgcaggagagatgaCCATCCCTGCTGTGTCTACATCTGATGCAGGGTTGTACAGGTGCAGCAACTCTGAGCTGGGAGGATCTCCAgactgctggctggctgtgagag cttcacctccagcccccctgctGTCTCTGCCCAGACTGCTGTGTGGCATCCTGGTGTCTCTTCCCTACCTGGTGGTCACCATCCTGCTGCTGGAGAGGTGCTGCAGGTCTAAAG gtgtgtgctCAGAAGCTAAGTGTGATAAAGAGGagctgtga
- the LOC124465945 gene encoding butyrophilin subfamily 1 member A1-like isoform X2 → MTPTGRGGVFKVGTRVMLVLLCLLVLLIPGGSPAGESQLIGSPDPIVAVAGDDVILPCSLEPPIDTENLTVEWTRPDMEPEYVHLYRDGRNLPKYINPSYKYRMMLFEDELVRGNVSLKLFYVRLEDEGSYTCLVVKDGKVNKTVIQLSVVKVSITILGAKDGKVVLQCESGGWPAEPELEWRDSEGRLLPADVTQTDRLPDPGPHQRYTVTSRVTVQKTDTNRFTCRVHLQRLNQIRETEIHVHDHSFHPEEHERSQSKEEL, encoded by the exons ATGACACcaacaggaaggggaggagtcttCAAGGTTGGGACCAG AGTGATGCTGGTTCTACTGTGTCTCCTGGTGCTCCTCATCCCTGGAGGCTCTCCTGCTG GAGAGTCTCAGCTGATTGGTTCACCTGACCCCATCGTTGCTGTAgctggtgatgatgtcatcctgccGTGTTCCCTGGAACCTCCCATAGATACAGAGAACCTGACAGTGGAGTGGACCAGACCTGACATGGAACCTGAATATGTACATTTATACAGGGATGGTCGTAACTTACCTAAGTACATAAATCCATCTTATAAATACAGGATGATGCTGTTTGAAGATGAACTGGTCAGGGGCAACGTCTCCCTGAAACTCTTCTATGTGAggctggaggatgaggggagctaCACCTGCCTTGTTGTTAAGGACGGCAAGGTTAACAAGACTGTCATCCAGCTCAGTGTTG TGAAGGTATCTATCACCATCCTGGGAGCCAAAGATGGTAAGGTGGTTCTCCAGTGTGAGTCTGGAGGCTGGCCTGCTGAACCTGAGCTGGAGTGGAGGGACAGTGAGGGACGCCTCCTCCCTGCTgatgtcacacagacagacagactccctGACCCCGGCCCTCACCAACGCTACACTGTGACAAGCAGAGTGACTGtacagaagacagacaccaacaggttcacctgcagggTTCATCtgcagagactcaaccagatCAGGGAGACAGAGATCCATGTTCATG ATCACAGTTTTCATCCTGAGGAACATGAACG ATCCCAGTCCAAAGAGGAACTGTAG
- the LOC124465945 gene encoding butyrophilin subfamily 1 member A1-like isoform X3: protein MLVLLCLLVLLIPGGSPAGESQLIGSPDPIVAVAGDDVILPCSLEPPIDTENLTVEWTRPDMEPEYVHLYRDGRNLPKYINPSYKYRMMLFEDELVRGNVSLKLFYVRLEDEGSYTCLVVKDGKVNKTVIQLSVVVKVSITILGAKDGKVVLQCESGGWPAEPELEWRDSEGRLLPADVTQTDRLPDPGPHQRYTVTSRVTVQKTDTNRFTCRVHLQRLNQIRETEIHVHDHSFHPEEHERSQSKEEL from the exons ATGCTGGTTCTACTGTGTCTCCTGGTGCTCCTCATCCCTGGAGGCTCTCCTGCTG GAGAGTCTCAGCTGATTGGTTCACCTGACCCCATCGTTGCTGTAgctggtgatgatgtcatcctgccGTGTTCCCTGGAACCTCCCATAGATACAGAGAACCTGACAGTGGAGTGGACCAGACCTGACATGGAACCTGAATATGTACATTTATACAGGGATGGTCGTAACTTACCTAAGTACATAAATCCATCTTATAAATACAGGATGATGCTGTTTGAAGATGAACTGGTCAGGGGCAACGTCTCCCTGAAACTCTTCTATGTGAggctggaggatgaggggagctaCACCTGCCTTGTTGTTAAGGACGGCAAGGTTAACAAGACTGTCATCCAGCTCAGTGTTG tagTGAAGGTATCTATCACCATCCTGGGAGCCAAAGATGGTAAGGTGGTTCTCCAGTGTGAGTCTGGAGGCTGGCCTGCTGAACCTGAGCTGGAGTGGAGGGACAGTGAGGGACGCCTCCTCCCTGCTgatgtcacacagacagacagactccctGACCCCGGCCCTCACCAACGCTACACTGTGACAAGCAGAGTGACTGtacagaagacagacaccaacaggttcacctgcagggTTCATCtgcagagactcaaccagatCAGGGAGACAGAGATCCATGTTCATG ATCACAGTTTTCATCCTGAGGAACATGAACG ATCCCAGTCCAAAGAGGAACTGTAG
- the LOC124465945 gene encoding butyrophilin subfamily 1 member A1-like isoform X4 has translation MLVLLCLLVLLIPGGSPAGESQLIGSPDPIVAVAGDDVILPCSLEPPIDTENLTVEWTRPDMEPEYVHLYRDGRNLPKYINPSYKYRMMLFEDELVRGNVSLKLFYVRLEDEGSYTCLVVKDGKVNKTVIQLSVVKVSITILGAKDGKVVLQCESGGWPAEPELEWRDSEGRLLPADVTQTDRLPDPGPHQRYTVTSRVTVQKTDTNRFTCRVHLQRLNQIRETEIHVHDHSFHPEEHERSQSKEEL, from the exons ATGCTGGTTCTACTGTGTCTCCTGGTGCTCCTCATCCCTGGAGGCTCTCCTGCTG GAGAGTCTCAGCTGATTGGTTCACCTGACCCCATCGTTGCTGTAgctggtgatgatgtcatcctgccGTGTTCCCTGGAACCTCCCATAGATACAGAGAACCTGACAGTGGAGTGGACCAGACCTGACATGGAACCTGAATATGTACATTTATACAGGGATGGTCGTAACTTACCTAAGTACATAAATCCATCTTATAAATACAGGATGATGCTGTTTGAAGATGAACTGGTCAGGGGCAACGTCTCCCTGAAACTCTTCTATGTGAggctggaggatgaggggagctaCACCTGCCTTGTTGTTAAGGACGGCAAGGTTAACAAGACTGTCATCCAGCTCAGTGTTG TGAAGGTATCTATCACCATCCTGGGAGCCAAAGATGGTAAGGTGGTTCTCCAGTGTGAGTCTGGAGGCTGGCCTGCTGAACCTGAGCTGGAGTGGAGGGACAGTGAGGGACGCCTCCTCCCTGCTgatgtcacacagacagacagactccctGACCCCGGCCCTCACCAACGCTACACTGTGACAAGCAGAGTGACTGtacagaagacagacaccaacaggttcacctgcagggTTCATCtgcagagactcaaccagatCAGGGAGACAGAGATCCATGTTCATG ATCACAGTTTTCATCCTGAGGAACATGAACG ATCCCAGTCCAAAGAGGAACTGTAG
- the LOC124465944 gene encoding high affinity immunoglobulin gamma Fc receptor I-like isoform X1 translates to MEFTPLCFMLSVLMIPSECAKTAVSLSPTVSLSVSPSRSQFFKYESVSLSCEDQGSSAGGRVRRNTTKRWLEECPADWGVATAGSPCSIQDTFPHDSGVYWCESGSGEHSHAVNITVHGGAVILESPVLPVNQGQAVTLRCRYQTPPSNLTAAFYKDGSLVRTEAAGEMTIPAVSTSDAGLYRCSNSELGGSPDCWLAVRARLLLHPSSTTTSPASPPAPLLSLPRLLCGILVSLPYLVVTILLLERCCRSKGVCSEAKCDKEEL, encoded by the exons ATGGAGTTCACACCACTCTGCTTCATGCTCT cagtaTTAATGATCCCATCTGAGTGTGCAAAAACAGCAG tctctctctctcctacagtcTCTCTGAGCGTCAGTCCCAGCAGATCTCAGTTCTTCAAGTATGAGTCTGTCTCCCTGAGCTGTGAGGATCAGGGGAgctctgctggagggagggtgaggaggaacacCACCAAGAGATGGCTGGAGGAGTGTCCTGCTGACTGGGGTGTTGCTACAGCAGGCTCCCCCTGCTCCATCCAAGACACGTTCCCACATGACAGTGGAGTGTACTGGTGTGAGTCTGGCTCAGGAGAACACAGCCATGCTGTCAACATCACAGTACATG GAGGAGCTGTGATCCTGGAGagtcctgtcctccctgtgaaCCAGGGACAAGCTGTGACTCTACGCTGTAGATACCAGACACCTCCCTCTAACCTCACAGCTGCCTTCTACAAGGATGGATCTCTGGTCAGGActgaggctgcaggagagatgaCCATCCCTGCTGTGTCTACATCTGATGCAGGGTTGTACAGGTGCAGCAACTCTGAGCTGGGAGGATCTCCAgactgctggctggctgtgagag ctcgaCTCTTActccacccttcctccaccaccacctctccagcttcacctccagcccccctgctGTCTCTGCCCAGACTGCTGTGTGGCATCCTGGTGTCTCTTCCCTACCTGGTGGTCACCATCCTGCTGCTGGAGAGGTGCTGCAGGTCTAAAG gtgtgtgctCAGAAGCTAAGTGTGATAAAGAGGagctgtga
- the LOC124465944 gene encoding high affinity immunoglobulin gamma Fc receptor I-like isoform X4 gives MEFTPLCFMLFSLSVSPSRSQFFKYESVSLSCEDQGSSAGGRVRRNTTKRWLEECPADWGVATAGSPCSIQDTFPHDSGVYWCESGSGEHSHAVNITVHGGAVILESPVLPVNQGQAVTLRCRYQTPPSNLTAAFYKDGSLVRTEAAGEMTIPAVSTSDAGLYRCSNSELGGSPDCWLAVRARLLLHPSSTTTSPASPPAPLLSLPRLLCGILVSLPYLVVTILLLERCCRSKGVCSEAKCDKEEL, from the exons ATGGAGTTCACACCACTCTGCTTCATGCTCT tcTCTCTGAGCGTCAGTCCCAGCAGATCTCAGTTCTTCAAGTATGAGTCTGTCTCCCTGAGCTGTGAGGATCAGGGGAgctctgctggagggagggtgaggaggaacacCACCAAGAGATGGCTGGAGGAGTGTCCTGCTGACTGGGGTGTTGCTACAGCAGGCTCCCCCTGCTCCATCCAAGACACGTTCCCACATGACAGTGGAGTGTACTGGTGTGAGTCTGGCTCAGGAGAACACAGCCATGCTGTCAACATCACAGTACATG GAGGAGCTGTGATCCTGGAGagtcctgtcctccctgtgaaCCAGGGACAAGCTGTGACTCTACGCTGTAGATACCAGACACCTCCCTCTAACCTCACAGCTGCCTTCTACAAGGATGGATCTCTGGTCAGGActgaggctgcaggagagatgaCCATCCCTGCTGTGTCTACATCTGATGCAGGGTTGTACAGGTGCAGCAACTCTGAGCTGGGAGGATCTCCAgactgctggctggctgtgagag ctcgaCTCTTActccacccttcctccaccaccacctctccagcttcacctccagcccccctgctGTCTCTGCCCAGACTGCTGTGTGGCATCCTGGTGTCTCTTCCCTACCTGGTGGTCACCATCCTGCTGCTGGAGAGGTGCTGCAGGTCTAAAG gtgtgtgctCAGAAGCTAAGTGTGATAAAGAGGagctgtga